A stretch of the Arachis stenosperma cultivar V10309 chromosome 6, arast.V10309.gnm1.PFL2, whole genome shotgun sequence genome encodes the following:
- the LOC130935403 gene encoding growth-regulating factor 7-like — protein sequence MDLGVVGFDGLVGSEAGFVPFGSGFLKHQRSEEEVSNNDHNNRRGAKLSKVNITSGDDDDDVITTTSKGMLFFQNHQRNNNNSSCCNVLLRSNNNNNNNNNNGNDNVAIALFKQEGEEKMLSFSTTPTPKSETLIVEKASSNATLHTSYHPFSSYNINNNAGYNNSNWGMMMMGNNSSNNNVGRVVGAALFTPSQWMELEHQALIYKYITANVPVPSHLLIPITKALHSTSPFSNFPNPLLRPNTLGWGGFHLGFSSSTDPEPGRCRRTDGKKWRCSRDAVVDQKYCERHMNRGRHRSRKPVEGQSGHAAAVTTTTTTTTTTSNSKLLLPNNNNSSSSFSIVGNTASNNNSNTISFGNCHEHKNVIQQQQPVASDASAANNISRMFMKKENNNANESCSLLPMLPPKENPFMIHNNHHEFGVVTCDSLLNPSSNNKSNDSQNNSLRQFIDESTQLSISIPNHQFMPTNEKVTLSPLRVSSSRELELELVDPIQMGLGVGIGVNNNNNNIVRQPNWIPISWESSMGGPLGEVLNLNNNNNNNNNKGSLNLISSDGWDNSPSIGSSPTGVLQKTTAFGSLSNSSAGSSPRAADNNKGGAIL from the exons ATGGATCTTGGTGTGGTGGGTTTTGATGGGTTGGTGGGTTCAGAAGCTGGGTTTGTTCCATTTGGATCTGGGTTCCTTAAGCATCAAAGATCTGAAGAGGAGGTGAGTAATAATGATCATAATAATAGAAGAGGGGCAAAACTGTCAAAGGTTAATATTACTagtggtgatgatgatgatgatgtcatCACAACAACATCAAAGGGAATGTTGTTTTTTCAGAATCATCAGAGGAACAACAACAATAGCTCTTGTTGTAATGTGTTGTTGagatctaataataataataataataataataataatggaaaTGACAATGTTGCCATTGCTctcttcaaacaagaaggagaagagaagatgctgagtttctcaacaacaccaacacCAAAGTCAGAGACTTTGATTGTGGAAAAGGCTTCCTCAAATGCTACATTGCACACTTCTTATCACCCTTTCTCTAGTTACAACATAAATAATAATGCag GTTACAATAACAGTAATTGGGGAATGATGATGATGGGAAATAATAGTAGTAATAATAATGTGGGAAGAGTGGTAGGAGCTGCATTATTCACTCCCTCACAGTGGATGGAGCTGGAGCACCAAGCACTCATTTACAAGTATATCACTGCAAATGTTCCTGTTCCTTCTCATCTTCTTATTCCAATCACTAAAGCCCTTCATTCCACTTCTCCATTCTCTAACTTTCCTAATCCACTTCTTAGACCCAATACTT TGGGATGGGGAGGTTTCCATCTGGGATTCTCGAGCAGCACCGATCCGGAGCCGGGTCGGTGCAGGAGAACCGATGGGAAGAAATGGCGGTGCTCGAGGGACGCAGTTGTGGACCAGAAGTACTGCGAGCGTCACATGAACCGAGGCCGCCATCGTTCAAGAAAGCCTGTGGAAGGCCAATCAGGCCATGCTGCTGCcgtcaccaccaccaccaccaccacaaccACCACTTCTAACTCAAAGCTATTGTTGCCTAACAACAACAATTCAAGTTCTTCATTCTCCATTGTGGGGAACACTGCTtccaacaacaacagcaacacTATTTCATTTGGAAACTGCCATGAACACAAGAATGTTATTCAGCAGCAGCAGCCTGTTGCATCTGATGCTTCTGCTGCCAATAATATCAGCAG GATGTTTatgaagaaagagaacaatAATGCAAATGAGAGTTGTTCACTACTTCCAATGCTACCACCAAAGGAAAACCCATTCATGATTCAtaacaaccaccatgaatttgGAGTTGTGACTTGTGATTCACTCCTTAACCCTTCTTCCAATAATAAGAGCAATGATTCACAAAACAATTCCCTAAGGCAATTCATTGATGAGTCAACACAATTGTCAATCTCAATCCCAAATCATCAATTCATGCCAACCAATGAGAAAGTGACACTCTCACCTTTAAGGGTATCATCATCAAGGGAGTTGGAATTGGAATTAGTAGACCCTATTCAAATGGGGTTAGGAGTTGGAATTGGtgtcaacaacaacaacaacaacattgTTAGACAACCAAATTGGATTCCAATTTCATGGGAGAGTTCAATGGGTGGTCCACTTGGTGAGGTTCTCAaccttaataataataataataacaataataataagggATCTTTGAACCTTATTAGTAGTGATGGGTGGGACAATAGTCCTTCAATAGGGTCATCACCAACTGGGGTGTTGCAAAAGACAACAGCATTTGGTTCACTCTCTAATAGCAGTGCTGGGAGTAGTCCAAGGGCAGCAGACAACAACAAAGGAGGGGCAATCTTGTAA
- the LOC130935742 gene encoding uncharacterized protein LOC130935742 — MSSQPYSSRKVLFSWEKKPSISKVTTTTTLKNHGDEIPIKENEILTKLLLPPPPSCTQQLEKEDTNIIPSNNNHHDFQDIPLPPCAFQPPYYRTSSKKGLWVGQDHQDDPFLAAYKECTKNDNNHHQRSGDGGDERKKKKNKKLVNKGSGLMIESRLRKGLSFFSCKKFSSVHDNNNLVTISSFPNNNNNNNNIIDRD, encoded by the coding sequence ATGAGTAGTCAACCATATTCATCAAGAAAGGTATTATTCTCATGGGAAAAGAAGCCTAGTATCTCCAAGgtaactactactactactctTAAAAATCATGGTGATGAAATTCCCATTAAGGAGAATGAAATTTTGACTAAGTTATTATTACCACCCCCTCCATCATGCACACAACAATTAGAGAAAGAAGATACTAATATTATTCCTAGTAATAATAATCATCATGATTTTCAAGATATTCCACTTCCCCCATGTGCTTTTCAACCTCCATATTATAGAACATCTTCAAAGAAAGGACTTTGGGTTGGTCAAGATCATCAAGATGATCCCTTTCTAGCAGCTTACAAAGAGTGCACAAAGAATGataataatcatcatcaaagaagtggtgatggtggtgatgagaggaagaagaagaagaacaagaaattgGTCAACAAAGGTAGTGGATTGATGATTGAATCAAGGTTGAGGAAGGGCTTGTCTTTTTTCTCTTGTAAGAAGTTTTCAAGTGTTCATGACAATAATAACTTGGTTACAATCTCTAGCTTcccaaacaacaacaacaacaacaacaacatcatAGATAGAGATTGA
- the LOC130933943 gene encoding pre-mRNA-processing protein 40A has product MANNSQPPSMQFRPVIQAQQGQPFAPMASQQFGLAGHAIPSSNVAMPVGQSQQLQYSQPMQQLPPRHIQPGQPAPSSQVIPMQYIQTNRPPTSVPPHSQPTVPHLSSHMPSLGVSAATSHSSYTFQPPYSQQQDNVNAMAQYQPSGQMHAPPAGQPWVSSVSQSAATVTPVQQAGVQSSGTQSTDSATSAPNQQSASDWQEHTAADGRRYYYNKRTRQSSWEKPLELMSPIERADASTVWKEFTSSDGRKYYYNKVTQQSTWSIPEELKLARELALKAANQGMQLETSDTSNTAVSSAAPSTVTNTASSNTPLTSNGLASSPASVTPIASSTGPQQLVSGLSSTTGTELSTVVTASTAVAGPANPLDTTTPSSVENQASQDFAASTSGASVQDIEETKKGLPVAGKVNVTLPEEKANDKETFAYANKMEAKIAFKALLESANVQSDWTWEQAMREIINDKRYNALKTLGERKQAFNEYLGQRKKLEAEERRMKQKKAREEFTKMLEECKELTSSMRWSKAINMFENDERFNAVDKMRDREDLFESYMVELERKEKENAAEEHRRNLAEYRKFLESCDYVKVHSPWRKVQDRLEDDDRYLRLEKIDRLLVFQDYIRELEKEEEEQKRVQKERVRRGERKNRDAFRKLLEEHVAAGILNAKTQWREYCLKVRDLPQYQAVASNTSGSTPKDLFEDVVEDLENQYHEDKTLVKELVKSGKITVVSTSVFEEFKAAILEEASCETISEINLKLIFEDLLERAKEKEEKEAKKRQRLADDLTNLLYTFKDITTSSTWEDCKPLVEETQEYRSMGDENYSREVFEEYITYLKEKAKEKERKREEEKARKEKEREEKEKRKEKEKEKKEKDREREKEKSKDRHKKDDTDSENQDIESHGFKEEKKKDKDKERKHRKRRHSSVEDVDSERDEKEESKKSRKHGSDRKKSRKHANSPESDNETRHRRHKREHRDGSRKTGGHEELEDGELGDDAEI; this is encoded by the exons ATGGCCAATAATTCTCAGCCTCCTAGTATGCAG TTTCGGCCAGTCATTCAGGCCCAGCAAGGTCAgccatttgctccaatggcttCCCAACAATTTGGACTTGCAGGACATGCTATTCCTTCTTCAAATGTTGCAATGCCTGTTGGTCAGAGTCAGCAATTGCAGTATTCACAACCAATGCAGCAGTTGCCTCCAAGACATATTCAGCCTGGTCAACCTGCACCTTCGTCGCAGGTTATACCTATGCAATATATCCAAACAAATAGGCCCCCGACATCCGTCCCACCACATTCACAGCCAACCGTTCCCCACCTAAGCAGTCATATGCCCAGCTTGGGTGTTTCAGCAGCAACTTCTCATTCTTCATATACT TTTCAACCACCGTATAGTCAGCAGCAGGATAATGTTAATGCAATGGCTCAGTACCAGCCATCGGGCCAAATGCATGCTCCTCCGGCTGGACAACCTTGGGTGTCCTCTGTTTCTCAGAGTGCTGCAACTGTTACACCAGTGCAACAGGCTGGAGTGCAATCATCTGGTACTCAGTCAACTGATTCT GCAACAAGTGCCCCTAACCAGCAGTCAGCATCTGATTGGCAAGAGCATACTGCAGCTGATGGCAGAAG ATATTACTACAACAAGAGGACAAGGCAATCTAGTTGGGAGAAACCATTGGAACTGATGTCACCTATTGAG AGGGCTGATGCATCAACTGTTTGGAAAGAATTCACATCTTCAGATGGAAGAAA GTATTATTACAACAAGGTTACTCAGCAATCAACATGGTCAATACCAGAGGAACTTAAG TTGGCTCGTGAATTGGCGCTGAAAGCTGCCAACCAGGGAATGCAGTTAGAAACAAGTGATACATCCAATACTGCTGTTTCATCTGCTGCACCATCAACAGTGACTAATACTGCTAGCTCAAACACGCCTTTGACATCAAATGGGCTTGCTTCAAGTCCAGCTTCTGTCACACCAATTGCATCATCAACTGGTCCTCAGCAGTTGGTTTCTGGATTATCAAGTACCACTGGGACTGAACTGAGTACTGTGGTAACTGCGTCTACGGCAGTAGCTGGACCTGCAAATCCTCTTGACACCACTACACCGTCCAG TGTTGAAAATCAAGCATCTCAGGATTTTGCTGCATCTACCAGTGGAGCTTCTGTTCAAGATATAGAG GAAACTAAAAAAGGATTGCCAGTTGCTGGAAAAGTTAATGTGACTCTGCCGGAGGAGAAAGCAAATGATAAAGAAACCTTTGCATATGCAAATAAGATG GAAGCAAAAATTGCATTTAAGGCACTATTGGAGTCTGCTAATGTTCAGTCTGATTGGACATGGGAACAG GCGATGAGAGAAATAATCAATGACAAAAGATACAATGCTCTAAAAACACTTGGTGAGCGGAAACAAGCTTTTAATGAG TATTTGGGCCAAAGGAAGAAGCTAGAGGCTGAAGAGAGACGCATGAAGCAGAAAAAAGCTCGAGAAGAATTCACAAAGATGTTGGAA GAGTGCAAGGAGCTAACTTCATCCATGAGATGGAG CAAAGCAATCAATATGTTTGAAAATGATGAGCGGTTCAATGCTGTTGACAAAATGAGGGACAGGGAAGATTTATTTGAGAGCTACATGGTGGAACTCGAGAGAAAG GAAAAGGAAAATGCTGCTGAGGAACACAGACGGAATTTAGCAGAATACAGGAAATTCTTGGAGTCATGTGATTATGTGAAG GTTCACAGTCCATGGCGAAAAGTCCAAGATCGGTTAGAGGACGATGATAGATATTTACGGCTTGAAAAAATTGACCGCTTGCTTGTTTTCCAG GACTATATTCGTGAATTggaaaaggaagaagaggagcAAAAACGAGTACAGAAG GAGCGAGTTCGTCGTGGTGAAAGGAAAAATCGTGATGCATTCCGCAAGTTGTTGGAAGAACATGTTGCTGCTGGAATTCTTAATGCTAAAACTCAATGGAGAGAATACTGCTTGAAG GTTAGGGATTTGCCTCAATATCAAGCTGTCGCATCAAACACATCTGGTTCCACTCCTAAGGATTTATTTGAGGATGTAGTAGAAGATCTTGAAAATCAG TACCATGAAGACAAGACACTGGTAAAAGAGTTAGTTAAGTCAGGCAAG ATCACTGTAGTGTCCACTTCGGTGTTTGAGGAATTCAAGGCTGCTATCTTGGAAGAAGCTAGTTGCGAAACAATATCAGAGATCAATTTGAAG CTTATATTCGAAGACTTGTTAGAGAGAGCTAAAgagaaagaggagaaagaagctAAGAAGCGCCAGCGCCTTGCTGATGACTTAACTAACCTGTTATATACATTCAAG GATATTACTACTTCTTCAACTTGGGAGGATTGCAAGCCACTTGTTGAGGAGACACAAGAGTACAG ATCGATGGGGGATGAGAACTACAGTAGAGAAGTATTTGAGGAGTACATTACTTACCTAAAGGAAAAAGCTAAAGAGAAGGAACGCAAGCGTGAAGAGGAAAAG GCCAGaaaggagaaagagagagaagagaaagagaaacggaaggagaaggaaaaggaaaaaaaagagaaggataGAGAACGCGAGAAAGAAAAGTCTAAAGATCGGCATAAGAAGGACGACACAGATAGTGAAAACCAAGATATTGAAAGCCATGGTTTcaaggaagagaagaaaaaagacAAAGATAAGGAAAGGAAACACAGGAAGAGGCGACACAGCAGTGTAGAGGATGTGGATTCCGAGAGGGATGAAAAAGAAGAGTCTAAGAAATCACGAAAGCACGGCAGCGACCGAAAGAAATCTCGAAAG CATGCAAACTCTCCAGAATCAGACAATGAAACCCGGCATAGAAGACACAAGAGGGAGCACCGTGATGGTTCCCGGAAAACCGGGGGCCATGAAGAACTTGAAGACGGGGAACTCGGCGATGATGCAGAGATTTAG
- the LOC130933944 gene encoding uncharacterized protein LOC130933944 — MGKIPVYRIPHVAAIWNLLGESVKKENCTNTNKQSAEFLIRPNTSKKVVQKIKGLLCARERDISIVAIPTKQEKVKQCYNGPICEGKKECGRQGANLKTMDYLSSINEWRNMEEQVKAIGVEITDHILEGINNEIVLEFIATWADQS; from the exons ATGGGAAAGATACCTGTATACAGAATTCCACATG TAGCTGCCATATGGAATTTACTTGGAGAGTCAGTGAAGAAAGAGAATTGTACCAATACCAATAAGCAATCAGCAGAGTTTCTTATTCGGCCAAATACGTCCAAAAAGGTAGTTCAAAAGATTAAAGGACTGCTATGTGCCCGTGAGAGAGATATTTCCATAGTGGCCATTCCAACTAAGCAAGAAAAGGTAAAACAATGTTACAATGGACCCATTTGTGAGGGAAAAAAAGAATGCGGTCGGCAAGGTGCAAACCTCAAGACTATGGATTACTTGAGTTCAATAAACGAATGGAGGAACATGGAGGAACAAGTGAAAGCCATTGGTGTTGAGATTACTGATCATATATTGGAAGGTATTAACAATGAAATTGTATTAGAATTTATAGCAACTTGGGCAGACCAATCCTAG